One part of the Candidatus Bathyarchaeota archaeon genome encodes these proteins:
- the rpl4p gene encoding 50S ribosomal protein L4 codes for MAQKTAEIFDLQGKSNGKITLPEVFSTPLRPDVIKRAVLAIQSNRLQPQGRDPMAGKRTTAESRGTGSATARVPRVKGGSGRAAFAPSTVKGRQPHPPRAEKIIVKAIPKKEAKLALTSAIAATAEKDVVAARGHKIEEVLALPLVVDNAFEALTKAKDVEDAFASLGFTAELTRVRESRNVRAGKGKHRGRKMKQAVGPLIVVVEGKSLAKAASNLPGVEVTSVTNLNTEMLAPGTQPGRLTLWSSGAIEKLSTLYGEAA; via the coding sequence ATGGCACAGAAAACCGCAGAAATCTTTGATTTACAGGGCAAATCCAACGGGAAAATCACTCTCCCAGAGGTTTTCTCTACACCGCTAAGACCCGACGTGATAAAACGTGCAGTCCTAGCCATACAGTCCAATCGCCTCCAGCCTCAGGGCAGAGACCCCATGGCTGGCAAACGAACCACGGCAGAGTCACGCGGCACAGGCAGCGCCACCGCAAGGGTTCCCCGCGTTAAAGGCGGCAGCGGCAGAGCAGCGTTTGCCCCCAGCACCGTAAAAGGCAGACAGCCTCATCCGCCCCGCGCAGAGAAAATCATAGTTAAAGCCATACCCAAAAAAGAAGCCAAACTCGCCTTAACCTCCGCCATCGCAGCCACTGCAGAGAAAGATGTTGTGGCAGCCCGCGGACACAAAATCGAGGAAGTCCTCGCGTTGCCGCTGGTAGTCGACAACGCCTTTGAAGCTTTAACCAAAGCCAAAGACGTCGAAGACGCCTTCGCAAGCCTCGGATTCACCGCCGAACTCACGCGGGTTCGCGAAAGCCGCAACGTCCGCGCAGGTAAAGGTAAACATCGCGGCAGAAAAATGAAGCAGGCTGTTGGTCCACTCATCGTGGTTGTGGAGGGCAAGAGCCTTGCTAAAGCAGCCAGTAACCTTCCAGGCGTCGAAGTCACCAGCGTCACAAACCTTAACACTGAGATGCTTGCTCCGGGTACTCAACCGGGCAGGTTGACGCTTTGGAGCAGCGGCGCAATCGAGAAACTTTCAACTCTATATGGAGAAGCAGCATAA
- a CDS encoding 50S ribosomal protein L23 → MNIDDVIFFPLMTESASLMVEKDNKLIFMVNLKADKADIKRAVETMYEVKVKRINLLITPQGEKKAFVKLMPEFRASDVAIKLGIL, encoded by the coding sequence ATGAACATTGATGATGTAATCTTTTTTCCGTTGATGACTGAATCAGCCAGCTTGATGGTTGAGAAAGACAACAAACTCATCTTCATGGTTAACCTTAAAGCGGATAAAGCAGACATAAAGCGCGCTGTTGAAACCATGTATGAAGTGAAGGTTAAACGAATCAATCTGCTTATCACTCCGCAGGGCGAAAAGAAAGCCTTCGTGAAGCTGATGCCAGAGTTCCGTGCATCTGACGTCGCGATTAAACTTGGAATACTCTAA